Proteins from one Apis cerana isolate GH-2021 linkage group LG11, AcerK_1.0, whole genome shotgun sequence genomic window:
- the LOC107995871 gene encoding troponin C, isoallergen Bla g 6.0301 isoform X2, whose protein sequence is MVCSIDDIADELPPEQIAVLRKAFDSFDREKSGSIPTDMVADILRLMGQPFNKKILDELIEEVDADKSGRLEFEEFVTLAAKFIVEEDAEALEKELREAFRLYDKEGNGYIPTTCLREILRELDDQLTDEELDIMIEEIDSDGSGTVDFDEFMEMMTGE, encoded by the exons ATGGTATGTTCTATTGATGATATC GCCGACGAACTTCCCCCTGAACAAATTGCTG TTCTTCGCAAAGCGTTCGACAGCTTTGACAGGGAGAAGAGTGGTAGCATTCCCACTGATATGGTGGCTGATATTCTCAGATTGATGGGTCAACCTTTCAATAAAAAGATTCTGGACGAATTGATCGAAGAAGTCGATGCTGACA AATCTGGACGTCTTGAGTTTGAGGAGTTTGTTACGTTGGCAGCGAAATTCATTGTTGAAGAAGATGCAGAAGCATTAGAAAAAGAACTTCGAGAAGCTTTCAGACTCTACGATAAAGAAG GAAATGGTTATATTCCGACTACATGCTTACGTGAGATCCTTAGGGAATTGGACGATCAATTAACAGACGAAGAACTGGATATCATGATTGAGGAAATCGATTCTGATGGATCTGGTACTGTTGATTTTGAtg AATTCATGGAAATGATGACCggagaataa
- the LOC107995869 gene encoding NCK-interacting protein with SH3 domain isoform X1 — protein MGDNSMRLENYEVLKALYDFKATFAKTLSFQEGDYFILYQSNTKQRNWWQVVNKDGQIGYIPSNYVTTVKVPSQVLIEFLEDCIENVKTETKKQTGLHLDKQDLLLRLIEKKRQAETNKKPKKQAPMPPDFGNTTPKEICSSLVCNTQDGDISTVQSNTSYMTAQTTMHTNIGKEEAPVVPQCQRTSINDQRVQSLSRQSSSETQKIQTEIRKSPSQSNSQHTPISSPIKKKTSLCDINSHTAYQLLDQVRRNTQLSYEMSKVAVTVVVSGLQQLLPQNVSHYFDALLHQLETPFTVSQMSIEETYDANRLKVIFTELTSCKEDSQQRNWMLYEDESIIVDYIKELTSILTNADANVSRYVLQQNQYNGVNILIQYYQMEPRWTIRQLLLQSFGVMCSLDSVILTIMLNSILPMELARDMRSNSRNVTKLNYSSLLLTMIFSMGEPMPVTHLEQLGPDFITFILDLIENPPDMDLEDQIPDLFVNLILSYNLQFTNSENIVLNALKERTVAKNFTEKILLLFNREEDPVRIFDHEPSPPHSVLKLFIDLFSNDVTAGLFYTNDVFVLIDIILRQLYDMFPGDKRRQYLELCRRVLRTSSYNEHKYRSEDLLKCFTRIFCEETGESQEDQQSVREISNEFPHLFKM, from the exons ATGGGTGACAATTCCATGAGGTTAG AGAATTATGAAGTGCTTAAAGCTCTCTACGATTTCAAGGCTACATTCGCAAAAACCCTCAGCTTTCAAGAGggcgattattttattttatatcagagCAATACTAAACAAAGAAATTGGTGGCAGGTCGTTAATAAGGACGGTCAAATTGGATATATCCCCTCGAATTACGTCACCACTGTAAAG gttCCATCTCAAGTATTGATTGAATTTCTAGAAGATTGTATAGAAAATGTGAAAACTGAAACTAAAAAACAGACTGGATTGCATTTAGATAAGCAAGATCTTCTTTTgagattaatagaaaaaaagagacaaGCAGAAACTAACAAGAAACCTAAGAAACAAGCTCCAATGCCTCCTGATTTTGGAAACACAACACCTAAAGAAATATGTTCATCGCTTGTTTGTAATACTCAAGATGGAGATATTAGTACTGTTCAGAGTAATACTTCATATATGACAGCACAAACAACTATGCATACTAATATAGGGAAAGAAGAAGCACCAGTTGTTCCACAATGTCAACGTACATCTATAAATGATCAAAGGGTACAATCTCTTTCACGTCAATCTTCTTCTGAGacacaaaaaattcaaacagaAATTCGTAAAAGTCCTTCTCAGAGTAATTCTCAACATACCCCCATTAGTTCacctataaagaaaaaaacttcatTATGTGATATTAACTCTCATACTGCTTATCAATTACTTGACCAAGTACGTAGGAATACTCAATTAAGTTATGAAATGTCAAAAGTAGCAGTAACAGTAGTTGTTTCTGGCCTGCAACAATTGTTGCCTCAAAATGTGAGCCATTATTTTGATGCATTATTGCATCAATTAGAAACACCATTTACTGTATCACAAATGAGCATAGAAGAAACATATGATGCTAATAGATTGAAAGTGATTTTTACAGAGCTTACTTCTTGTAAAGAAGATTCTCAACAGAGAAATTGGATGCTTTATGAAGATGAATCTATTATTGTTGATTATATAAAGGAACTTACTTCTATATTg ACCAATGCAGATGCAAATGTATCTAGATATGTTTTACAGCAGAATCAATATAATGGagttaatatattgatacaaTATTATCAAATGGAGCCAAGATGGACTATTAGACAATTACTCTTGCAATCATTTGGAGTAATGTGTAGTTTAGATTCTGTTATCTTAACTATAATGTTAAATAGTATATTACCTATGGAATTAGCAAg AGATATGAGGAGTAATTCCAGaaatgtaacaaaattaaattattcttcattattaCTTACTATGATTTTTTCAATGGGTGAACCTATGCCAGTTACACATTTGG agCAATTAGGTCCggattttataacatttattttggatttaatagaaaatcctCCTGATATGGACTTGGAAGATCAAATTCCGGAtttgtttgtaaatttaatattatcatacaatttacaattcacTAACTCAGAAAATATAGTTTTGAATGCGTTAAAGGAAAGAACAGTggcaaaaaattttactgaaaaaatcttacttttatttaatagagaag AGGATCCTGTGCGAATATTCGATCATGAACCGTCGCCACCTCATTCTGTACTAAAACTATTTATCGACCTATTCAGCAACGATGTCACAGCAGGCCTCTTCTATACAAATGACGTATttgttttaatcgatattatattacgtCAATTATACGATATGTTTCCCGGTGATAAG cgtAGACAATATTTGGAATTATGTCGAAGAGTATTACGTACTTCGAGCTATAATGAACATAAATATCGTTCAGAAGATCTCTTGAAATGCTTTACAAg AATATTCTGTGAAGAAACTGGAGAGAGTCAAGAAGATCAACAATCGGTGCGTGAAATTAGCAATGAATTTCCACATTTGTTTAAAATGTGA
- the LOC107995869 gene encoding NCK-interacting protein with SH3 domain isoform X2 — MGDNSMRLENYEVLKALYDFKATFAKTLSFQEGDYFILYQSNTKQRNWWQVVNKDGQIGYIPSNYVTTVKVPSQVLIEFLEDCIENVKTETKKQTGLHLDKQDLLLRLIEKKRQAETNKKPKKQAPMPPDFGNTTPKEICSSLVCNTQDGDISTVQSNTSYMTAQTTMHTNIGKEEAPVVPQCQRTSINDQRVQSLSRQSSSETQKIQTEIRKSPSQSNSQHTPISSPIKKKTSLCDINSHTAYQLLDQVRRNTQLSYEMSKVAVTVVVSGLQQLLPQNVSHYFDALLHQLETPFTVSQMSIEETYDANRLKVIFTELTSCKEDSQQRNWMLYEDESIIVDYIKELTSILTNADANVSRYVLQQNQYNGVNILIQYYQMEPRWTIRQLLLQSFGVMCSLDSVILTIMLNSILPMELARDMRSNSRNVTKLNYSSLLLTMIFSMGEPMPVTHLEQLGPDFITFILDLIENPPDMDLEDQIPDLFVNLILSYNLQFTNSENIVLNALKERTVAKNFTEKILLLFNREANL, encoded by the exons ATGGGTGACAATTCCATGAGGTTAG AGAATTATGAAGTGCTTAAAGCTCTCTACGATTTCAAGGCTACATTCGCAAAAACCCTCAGCTTTCAAGAGggcgattattttattttatatcagagCAATACTAAACAAAGAAATTGGTGGCAGGTCGTTAATAAGGACGGTCAAATTGGATATATCCCCTCGAATTACGTCACCACTGTAAAG gttCCATCTCAAGTATTGATTGAATTTCTAGAAGATTGTATAGAAAATGTGAAAACTGAAACTAAAAAACAGACTGGATTGCATTTAGATAAGCAAGATCTTCTTTTgagattaatagaaaaaaagagacaaGCAGAAACTAACAAGAAACCTAAGAAACAAGCTCCAATGCCTCCTGATTTTGGAAACACAACACCTAAAGAAATATGTTCATCGCTTGTTTGTAATACTCAAGATGGAGATATTAGTACTGTTCAGAGTAATACTTCATATATGACAGCACAAACAACTATGCATACTAATATAGGGAAAGAAGAAGCACCAGTTGTTCCACAATGTCAACGTACATCTATAAATGATCAAAGGGTACAATCTCTTTCACGTCAATCTTCTTCTGAGacacaaaaaattcaaacagaAATTCGTAAAAGTCCTTCTCAGAGTAATTCTCAACATACCCCCATTAGTTCacctataaagaaaaaaacttcatTATGTGATATTAACTCTCATACTGCTTATCAATTACTTGACCAAGTACGTAGGAATACTCAATTAAGTTATGAAATGTCAAAAGTAGCAGTAACAGTAGTTGTTTCTGGCCTGCAACAATTGTTGCCTCAAAATGTGAGCCATTATTTTGATGCATTATTGCATCAATTAGAAACACCATTTACTGTATCACAAATGAGCATAGAAGAAACATATGATGCTAATAGATTGAAAGTGATTTTTACAGAGCTTACTTCTTGTAAAGAAGATTCTCAACAGAGAAATTGGATGCTTTATGAAGATGAATCTATTATTGTTGATTATATAAAGGAACTTACTTCTATATTg ACCAATGCAGATGCAAATGTATCTAGATATGTTTTACAGCAGAATCAATATAATGGagttaatatattgatacaaTATTATCAAATGGAGCCAAGATGGACTATTAGACAATTACTCTTGCAATCATTTGGAGTAATGTGTAGTTTAGATTCTGTTATCTTAACTATAATGTTAAATAGTATATTACCTATGGAATTAGCAAg AGATATGAGGAGTAATTCCAGaaatgtaacaaaattaaattattcttcattattaCTTACTATGATTTTTTCAATGGGTGAACCTATGCCAGTTACACATTTGG agCAATTAGGTCCggattttataacatttattttggatttaatagaaaatcctCCTGATATGGACTTGGAAGATCAAATTCCGGAtttgtttgtaaatttaatattatcatacaatttacaattcacTAACTCAGAAAATATAGTTTTGAATGCGTTAAAGGAAAGAACAGTggcaaaaaattttactgaaaaaatcttacttttatttaatagagaag caAACCTGTGA
- the LOC107995870 gene encoding translocon-associated protein subunit gamma, translating into MSGKSKAFTKEEELLLQDFSRNVSTKSSALFYGNAFIVSAIPIWLFWRIHLIDIYANLISFVLVTLASTYTLALAYKNTKFVLKHKIAVKREDAVTKEMSRKLSEDKKMSKKEKDERILWKKNEVADYEATTFSIFYNNALFLALVIVCSFYILKTFTPAVNYILSVGAMSALLALLSTGSQ; encoded by the exons atgtcagGAAAATCAAAAGCATttacaaaagaagaagaacttCTTCTTCaagatttttcaagaaatgtaTCAACAAAATCTTCAGCTTTATTTTACGGCAATGCTTTTATTGTTTCGGCAATTCCCATCT ggCTTTTTTGGAGAATTCATTTGATCGATATCTATGccaatttaatttcctttgtTTTAGTCACATTAGCGAGTACATATACTCTTGCTCTTgcatacaaaaatacaaaattcgtGTTAAAACATAag attgcaGTAAAAAGAGAAGATGCAGTGACAAAGGAAATGAGCAGAAAGTTatcagaagataaaaaaatgagtaaaaaggaaaaagatgaaag aattttatggaaaaaaaatgaagtagCTGATTATGAAGCAacaacattttcaattttttacaataatgcCTTATTTTTAGCTCTTGTAATTGTATGTTCTTTCTATATTCTAAAGACATTTACACCAGCTGTGAATTATATACTTTCTGTGGGTGCAATGAGTGCATTGTTAGCATTATTATCGACTGGatctcaataa
- the LOC133667005 gene encoding uncharacterized protein LOC133667005, with the protein MYCRYLKLFKQKRSHYISWNILFLWGFGLWIALCTSNMYNSIIIEQDLGITYNTSIKAKNIEDIVNITKTNYNFCNMILILKIMLQYIYIFVSISFILFFIYSHGYLKKVINKWKNMMCSSSIIPYFESFLKSRKKNVFNKNDSAMLEFRRKFMTNSEINQNTFYFQTNLSYDGEEDKLNLEKNKNILDKDINIVQNEIIFNTYTLLLFNNCELNQYFNNQQLKSYLSMKHFICQDSQFIKSNLKNSNNYKRNDNSLSKKVIQRGIVSSSPEFQNFLANLKKSQFFYPCLLEVSTSYMIHIKSIHK; encoded by the exons ATGTATTGTCGTTACTTAAAGTTATTTAAGCAAAAAAGATCGCATTATATATCGTGGAATATCTTGTTTCTCTGGGGATTTGGATTATGGATAGCTCTGTGTACaagtaatatgtataattcaattataatagaacAAG ATCTtggaattacatataatacctCAATAAAGGCAAAGAATATAGAAGATAtcgtaaatattacaaaaacaaattataatttttgtaacatgatattaatattaaaaattatgcttcaatatatttatatctttgtatctatatcttttatattatttttcatatattcacatggttatttaaaaaaagtgataaataaatggaaaaatat GATGTGCAGCAGTTCAATTATTCCTTATTTTGAATCTTTCTTAAAAagtcgtaaaaaaaatgtttttaataaaaatgattctgCTATGttagaatttagaagaaaatttatgacaaattctgAAATCAATCAGAATACAttctattttcaaacaaatttaagTTATGATGGTGAAGAAGATAAATTGaacttggaaaaaaataaaaatatattggataaagatataaatattgttcaaaatgaaattatttttaatacttatacaTTATTGCTTTTCAACAATTGTGAACTTAATCAATACTTCAAtaatcaacaattaaaaagttatttatcaaTGAAGCATTTCATATGTCAAGATTCACagtttataaaaagtaatttgaaaaattcaaataattataaaagaaatgataattctttatcaaaaaaagTTATACAAAGAGGCATTGTTAGCTCTTCGccagaatttcaaaattttttagcaaatttaaagaaatctcaatttttttatccatgcCTATTAGAAGTATCTACAAGTTACATGAtccatataaaatcaatacataaataa
- the LOC107995760 gene encoding protein claret segregational-like, with the protein MESRLPKPKFNLSKIVSTENIKTNNQKMPKYQNDLPDASSNHVSDNLKKTKSTINIAAKCKNENKPPTKQILSRSKTMSSITTRAMKRPANAPIIHGETKKPFTKPPIKPKVMQRTGTTLTSNTISKSSQDTTNKKVQNNIATKPSKWDLKGRLAHTSDELSSVRQKYKETLSKYNEIQEQLNILKTNENACKIKAEEYENLNKTLNNELNELKIEINKMQEEKENLKKCLKDTEESFKNVSKILEEFKEKCISQETLLLKREFLIKDLETNLEAERKINEKLTTDKNDLQSLVHTMDKDRRILHNAIQEMKGNIRVFCRVRPRTPNEFGKPMCIMNFIDECTIEVGKFDGSDAISCSGKLRGTRQEFTFDKVFPSTASQKDIFEELALLVQSALEGYNVCVFAYGQTGSGKTYTMEGLPGIEKEGMIPRTVRHIFEEMKEFQLLGWEYRIEASFLEIYNEHIVDLLDSQSKTHEIRMADSKGHDLYVSNLKIEEIHSPEELHECLLTAQRNRAVAATQSNERSSRSHSVARIKLIGMHKTKEEVSIGNLNLVDLAGSERLKGEESVRLAETKNINKSLANLGNVILALLKKQEHIPYRNSKLTHLLMPSLGGNSKTLMLLNISPLDECYNETLNSLRFASNVNSCKTGNAKRTRTVLQNST; encoded by the exons ATGGAGTCACGTTTACCAAAgccaaaatttaatttatcaaaaatagtaagtacagaaaatataaaaacaaataatcaaaaaatgccaaaatatcaaaatgatttGCCTGATGCAAGCTCTAATCATGTTtccgataatttaaaaaaaactaaaagtaCAATAAATATCGCtgcaaaatgtaaaaatgaaaataaacctccaacaaaacaaattttaagtaGATCAAAAACTATGTCTTCTATTACTACTAGAGCTATGAAAAGACCAGCTAATGCTCCCATTATACATGGAGAAACTAAAAAACCTTTTACTAAACCTCCTATTAAACCAAAAGTTATGCAACGAACTGGCACTACATTAACAAGTAATACTATTAGCAAATCTAGTCAAGATactacaaataaaaaagtacaaaataatattgcaactAAGCCTTCAAAATGGGACTTAAAGGGTCGATTGGCTCATACTAGTGACGAACTGTCTAGTGTACgacagaaatataaagaaactttatcaaaatataatgaaattcaagaacaattaaatatattaaagacaaATGAAAATGCATGTAAAATAAAAGcagaagaatatgaaaatttaaataagacattaaataatgaacttaatgaattaaaaatagaaataaataaaatgcaagaagaaaaagaaaatttaaaaaaatgtttgaaagatACAGaagaatcatttaaaaatgtttcaaaaatattggaagaatttaaagagaaaTGTATTTCTCAAGAAACATTACTTCTAAaacgtgaatttttaataaaagatttagaaaCAAACTTGGAagctgaaagaaaaattaatgaaaaattgactACAGACAAAAATGATTTGCAATCCTTGGTTCATACAATGGACAAAGATCGTAGAATTTTGCATAATGCAATACAAGAAATGAAAGGAAATATAAGAGTATTTTGTAGAGTCCGTCCTAGGACTCCAAATGAATTTGGAAAACC GATGTGTATTATGAACTTTATAGATGAATGCACTATTGAGGTAGGAAAATTTGATGGATCTGATGCAATTAGTTGTAGTGGAAAGTTAAGAGGAACCCGACAAGAATTTACTTTTGATAAAGTTTTCCCTTCGACAGCTAgtcaaaaagatatttttgaagaattagcTTTGTTAGTTCAATCTGCCCTAGAAGGGTATAATGTTTGTGTATTTGCATATGGTCAGACTGGTTCTGGTAAAACATACACAATGGAAGGTTTACCAGGCATTGAAAAAGAAGGCATGATTCCTAGAACG GTACGacatatatttgaagaaatgaaagaatttcaattacttGGCTGGGAATATCGAATAGAAGCTagttttcttgaaatttataatgaacatATTGTTGATTTACTTGATTCTCAATCGAAAACACATGAAATTAGAATGGCCGATAGTAAGGGGCATGATTTGTATGTCAGCAAtcttaaaatagaagaaattcaTAGTCCTGAAGAATTACATGAATGTCTTTTAACAGCACAACGTAATAGAGCAGTTGCAGCTACTCAATCGAATGAacg atcatCAAGATCGCATTCAGTAGCAAGAATAAAACTAATTGGAATGCATAAGACAAAAGAAGAGGTTTCAATAGGAAACTTGAACTTAGTTGATTTAGCAGGATCTGAAAGATTGAAAGGTGAAGAATCGGTACGATTAgcagaaacgaaaaatataaataaatcattggcAAATTTGGGCAATGTTATTCTTGCTCTCTTAAAAAAGCAGGAACACATTCCATACAGAAATTCCAAACTCACTCATTTATTAATGCCATCTTTAGGTGGTAATTCAAAAACTTTAATGCTATTGAATATATCTCCTTTAGACGAATGTTATAATGAaacattaaattcattaagatTTGCTAGCAATGTAAACAGTTGTAAAACAGGTAACGCAAAAAGAACGCGAACAGTTTTACAAAATTCTACATAA
- the LOC107995871 gene encoding troponin C, isoallergen Bla g 6.0301 isoform X1 — translation MADELPPEQIAVLRKAFDSFDREKSGSIPTDMVADILRLMGQPFNKKILDELIEEVDADKSGRLEFEEFVTLAAKFIVEEDAEALEKELREAFRLYDKEGNGYIPTTCLREILRELDDQLTDEELDIMIEEIDSDGSGTVDFDGKKKYNKLINIFKLLLNLFNLINHTY, via the exons ATG GCCGACGAACTTCCCCCTGAACAAATTGCTG TTCTTCGCAAAGCGTTCGACAGCTTTGACAGGGAGAAGAGTGGTAGCATTCCCACTGATATGGTGGCTGATATTCTCAGATTGATGGGTCAACCTTTCAATAAAAAGATTCTGGACGAATTGATCGAAGAAGTCGATGCTGACA AATCTGGACGTCTTGAGTTTGAGGAGTTTGTTACGTTGGCAGCGAAATTCATTGTTGAAGAAGATGCAGAAGCATTAGAAAAAGAACTTCGAGAAGCTTTCAGACTCTACGATAAAGAAG GAAATGGTTATATTCCGACTACATGCTTACGTGAGATCCTTAGGGAATTGGACGATCAATTAACAGACGAAGAACTGGATATCATGATTGAGGAAATCGATTCTGATGGATCTGGTACTGTTGATTTTGAtggtaagaaaaaatataataaattaataaatatttttaaattattattgaatttatttaatttgataaatcataCTTATTGA
- the LOC107995871 gene encoding troponin C, isoallergen Bla g 6.0301 isoform X3 produces the protein MADELPPEQIAVLRKAFDSFDREKSGSIPTDMVADILRLMGQPFNKKILDELIEEVDADKSGRLEFEEFVTLAAKFIVEEDAEALEKELREAFRLYDKEGNGYIPTTCLREILRELDDQLTDEELDIMIEEIDSDGSGTVDFDEFMEMMTGE, from the exons ATG GCCGACGAACTTCCCCCTGAACAAATTGCTG TTCTTCGCAAAGCGTTCGACAGCTTTGACAGGGAGAAGAGTGGTAGCATTCCCACTGATATGGTGGCTGATATTCTCAGATTGATGGGTCAACCTTTCAATAAAAAGATTCTGGACGAATTGATCGAAGAAGTCGATGCTGACA AATCTGGACGTCTTGAGTTTGAGGAGTTTGTTACGTTGGCAGCGAAATTCATTGTTGAAGAAGATGCAGAAGCATTAGAAAAAGAACTTCGAGAAGCTTTCAGACTCTACGATAAAGAAG GAAATGGTTATATTCCGACTACATGCTTACGTGAGATCCTTAGGGAATTGGACGATCAATTAACAGACGAAGAACTGGATATCATGATTGAGGAAATCGATTCTGATGGATCTGGTACTGTTGATTTTGAtg AATTCATGGAAATGATGACCggagaataa